A genomic segment from Microaerobacter geothermalis encodes:
- a CDS encoding sigma-54 interaction domain-containing protein, with translation MNREHEMNQLIKMNQIYKNLLDEIDVGVHVIDESGKTIIYNKKMMQMESMDIEDVLDKNLLEVFMFAEEQDSTLVQALKHGKITKNVKQTYFNYKGQEITTVNDTFPIIEEGKIVGAIEIARDVTKLERLIRENMLKKGNAKYTFDSIIGKSKQIQEVIEHSKRATRTSSSVLIVGETGTGKELFAQSIHNGSNRSSAPFISQNCAALPDNLIESLLFGTKKGAFTGSMERPGLFEQAEGGTLLLDEINSLNPNLQAKLLRALQEKTIRRVGDTTDRQIDVRIIATINEDPIDAISKNRLRKDLFYRLSVVSIFIPPLRERKEDIPPLVESFIHKYNDRFQMNVKGIDKDVHQLFLDYDWPGNVRELEHIIEGAMNIMLDEETITFDHLPVQFRHRSLFHKPQLKEEISPIAKLESLWNKEKQPPKKLKDQMEEVEEYYIQKILKNNNYNISRTAKALGISRQSLQYRLRKFNRKI, from the coding sequence ATGAACAGAGAACATGAAATGAATCAACTTATAAAAATGAACCAAATCTATAAAAATCTCCTTGACGAAATAGACGTTGGAGTCCATGTCATTGATGAGAGTGGAAAAACAATCATTTACAACAAGAAAATGATGCAAATGGAATCTATGGATATTGAAGATGTCTTAGACAAAAATTTATTGGAAGTATTCATGTTCGCAGAGGAGCAAGACAGCACCCTTGTCCAAGCTTTAAAGCATGGAAAAATTACAAAAAATGTAAAGCAGACCTATTTCAATTATAAAGGACAGGAAATTACTACCGTGAACGACACATTTCCCATCATAGAAGAAGGAAAAATCGTTGGTGCTATCGAAATTGCAAGAGATGTCACCAAGTTGGAGCGTTTAATCAGGGAAAATATGCTAAAAAAGGGAAATGCCAAGTATACCTTCGACAGCATCATCGGAAAAAGCAAGCAGATTCAAGAAGTAATCGAACATTCAAAAAGAGCGACACGAACCTCTTCATCTGTTTTGATCGTCGGTGAAACTGGGACGGGAAAAGAATTGTTTGCCCAAAGCATCCATAACGGGAGCAACCGCTCATCAGCACCTTTTATCTCACAAAACTGCGCTGCCTTGCCGGATAATCTGATTGAGAGTTTACTATTTGGAACCAAGAAAGGAGCATTCACAGGCTCCATGGAACGGCCTGGATTATTTGAACAGGCAGAGGGGGGGACATTGCTATTAGACGAAATAAACTCCTTAAACCCGAATCTGCAGGCTAAACTATTAAGAGCTCTTCAAGAGAAAACGATCAGGCGGGTGGGAGATACAACAGACCGACAAATTGATGTGCGGATCATCGCAACGATCAATGAAGATCCCATTGATGCCATCAGCAAAAACCGATTGAGAAAGGACTTGTTTTATCGGCTTAGCGTGGTCTCCATCTTTATTCCTCCTCTTCGGGAAAGAAAGGAAGATATTCCTCCTTTAGTCGAGAGCTTTATCCATAAATATAATGATCGGTTTCAAATGAATGTCAAGGGAATCGATAAAGATGTTCATCAATTGTTTCTCGATTATGACTGGCCCGGAAATGTGAGAGAGTTAGAACACATAATTGAAGGAGCGATGAATATCATGTTGGATGAAGAAACCATCACCTTTGATCATCTTCCTGTTCAGTTCCGCCATAGGTCCCTATTTCATAAGCCTCAATTAAAGGAAGAGATATCCCCTATAGCTAAACTCGAATCATTATGGAACAAAGAAAAGCAGCCTCCTAAAAAACTGAAAGATCAGATGGAAGAAGTAGAGGAGTATTATATTCAAAAAATCCTTAAGAACAACAATTATAATATCTCCCGTACTGCTAA